The Bacteroidia bacterium DNA segment ACCATGATGATAATAGCACTGAATAAACAAACTCTAAGTCCAAGCAAAATCAAGAATTGCCCACTATTGCGTAGTAAATGGGCATTCCTATTGTGATATTGAAAGGAAACGTTAAACCTAATGCCATAGGGATATACAACCCTGGATCTGACTTTGGAACAGCTATTCGCATAGCCGCAGGTACTGCAATGTAAGAAGCACTTGCCGCTAAAACCGCAAACATAAACCGATTGCCTACATTTTGACTAATCAGACCGCTAAGTGCAGCTACACTACATCCATTTACAAGCGGAACCAGAATCGCAAACAAACTTAAAAATAAACCATGTGCCTGAAAAGCTCTAAATCGCCTTGCTGTAACCATTCCCATTTCTAACAAAAAAATAGACAAAAAACCTTTGAAAATATCAGTAGTAAAAGGTTTAATCCCTTCTGCCTGCTTTGTATCTGCCACTAAACCAATGACTAAACTACCAAGAATTAACAACACACTACCATTGACAAAAGAGTGTGTAACAATTTCTCGCATATTTGATTTTTTTTCGGTTACATGACTATACTTTCTAATCAAAATGACACCTACTATAATTGCAGGGGATTCCATCAACGCCATCACAGCAATCATGTACCCATTAAAATTTACTTGCTGCATTTCAAGAAAAGACACCGCTGACACAAAAGTTACTGCACTTACAGAGCCATACGATGCCGCAATTGCACCTGAATTATAGGCGTCCATTTTGCGTTTGAGAATAAAAAAAGTGTATATCGGAATAATTGAAGAAATGGCAATTCCAAAAAGTATGCAAAAAATAATCTCAAAACTGAATACGCTATGCGCTAGCTCTTGTCCACCTTTGAAGCCAATCGCAAATAAAAGGTACAAAGAAATGAACTTACTTGAAGTAGCAGGAATTTCTAAATCACTTTTTACTAACGCAGCAATAATTCCAAGCAAGAAAAATAACAGAGTAGGATTAGTGAGATTAGAAAATAAAATTTCAAAATTCATACGAACTTGGTAGAACTTTATGCAATTAAGCAAAAAAATAAAAAAGTGTCTAAATTCAAGTTGTGTGAGTTTAAGATTAAGCTTTTTGTGTAAAAAAGTTTGGATAAATAAAAGAGATTGTCTAACTTTGTCAAAACTTTTGAAGATACATGAAAAAAATTGCAGTTGCTGTTATTGTTACAGTAGTAGCATGCAGCAGTGTTTTGGCGCAGCTGGTTCAAGGTGAAGAAAGTATATTCAGTAAGCTGGCAAAAGAAGTTGAGTTTATGCAAATTGGCGACAAAGCACCCGATTTTGTAACAATAAGTCAAGAAGGTAATAGCATCAGTTTAAGAAATTACAAAGGCAAAAAAAATGTACTTTTAATGTTTTATAGCCATGCCATATACAGTAATCCCACTAGTCCTATACGTACGGAATCCATTAACCGCATATTAGGATTAGTTCAAAGAGCATGGGCTTTAGATAACAAGAAAGTAGAAGTAATTGTAATTACACCTGACAGTAGAGAACAAATTCAGTCTATGGTAGAAGAAACAGGCGCAAAAATCACCTTCTGCCATGATAGAGGAAATTGCATTGTAAATATGTACAAAAGTGCATATAAAGTACCTAAAAATCACCCAGAAATAGAGAATTTGAAAAGTGCAGGCATAGAACTTCATCAAAACATAAATACAGATTACTACACAATTCCTGTACCTGTGGTATATCTTATTGGCGAAGATGGTAGAGTAAGGGCAGTATTCAGCAACTCGGACATGATTCGCTATATTGCAAAAATGAGCGATGCCGAAAAATTAGAACTCTATTCATGGAATTATTTAGAAAACAAAATGAAAGAAGAGTACACCGCACAGTAGTTTGTTTTGCTTGCCACTCTTTAAGTTTTATTTACTATCATTAACAAATCTCCACTGTTATAGCTAATTTGAACAAGTCCATCTTCTAAAACTTCGTTACTGTTTCCGTTTCTATACCCCAAAATGAGCTTTTCATTCAAAAGCGGGTATTTGAGATTCTTAGTAACGATACCCTCTACTACGCCTAAGGGAATTAGAGAAATAATTGTACCTTTTGCAAAGTAGCTTTCAAAATGCTTAGGCAAAGGAAAACAGATAGAATAATCATCATACAATACGATTTTTTGAAAAACGTTGCTCAATCGCGCTATACTTGCTACGTTATTGAGGGTGTGGTCTAACCTCTTACCTGTTGCCCAAAGAATATGAACCTGCTGAAAACCTTGTTCTTGCAACCAAGCTAACGCTTTTTCTAAATCTGTGTAATTTTGGTCTGGAGTATGTACTAGTTTAAGGTTTGGATATTCAAGTAGAAATGCGTGCGTGTTTAAGTTGTGGTCAAAATCTCCTAGCCAGATATCAGGAAGTATGTTGTACTGTCTTACATACTGCATAGCACCATCAAGAACAAGTTTAATAGACGCAGGGTAAGTTTTTAACAAGTTTTGTGTTAGCTCTTGGGAACAAGGTAGTCCATTAGCAAGCACTATAGCCGTCCATTTAGACATAAGTTCTTTCTTTCCAAGTAAAAGTAGGTCGCAAACTTACTAATCCTGCCCATATTACGTACACAAGTTGAAAGAGTTGAGCTACCGCAAAAATTAAAATGTACTTTGTTGAAGTGCATTTAAAGAATTGCATCATTTGTCCGATTATGCTCCATTCCGCAAGTAACTTAACTACCCATAAAAATAACGCAAAATATAATATTGTGGGATTCCAAAAACAAGATAAAGTACTGATAAACAGCATCAAGTAAAAAAGATAAATTAAGATTAGCTGAAAAATCAAACTTTTACGCTGATAGTGAGTAGCTTTGGAGACCCACCTTTTTCGCTGCTGTAAAAAATCCCTAAACGTAGATTGCGCAGGTGTAAAAACTATACTTTTGTAATCTTTGCAAAATACGATACTTTGAGGATTATTAAAATACGTGTGTATTTTATGCATCAATAGTTCGTCATCGCCTGAAGCTAAATGTAAGCTTCCTGCATAGCCATTTACTTTATGAAAAGCATCTTTTCTGTAGGCAATATTAGCGCCATTACATAGATTAGGTTGGTTGAAATAAATAGCTCCTGCTCCAATTCCTACTAAACCCATGAGTTCTATTTGCTGTATAGTTTCAAAAAGTGTTTTAGATTCCAATAAAACAGGTCCAGATACAAATTGTGTTTCTGGACCAAAGCAAGACAAAATTGTATGTAGCCACTCTTTTTGCATAACACAATCCGCATCGGTAGTAACGATAATTTCATGTTTTGCATGAGCTATTCCGTATTCAATTGCATGTTTTTTACCGTGTTTGCATTTTGGCAAAGCAAGATACTCAACCTTACCAAGGTAAGGTTGAATAGTTTGATATAAGTTATCGTTGCTATGATCATCTACTATCAGAATTTGGACAGGTATATTGATTTTGGATTGGCTTAAAAGACAAGGTAATAGGCGCCGCACGGCAGCGGCGTCATTGCGGACAGGTACAATTATAGTAGCACCTTTGACAGAAATAGGTTTTAGCTGAGTTTGAATAGATTTTAATCCTATGGCATGGCGAGTCATAAAAAAAACATAGTACCCCGCTAGGATACAAGCTAACACATAAAAAGCGAATTCAAAAAGCATATTTTTATTTTACCCATTTGGGAGGTGTCCAGTACCACCCTTTCTCGGATTGTGTCCAATGTCCAGGTTGGTATTTTTTACCTTTTTTTCCTTTTACCCACCTTCCTTTCACCCACTTGTAACTTTGTGTTTTACTGTTCCACTTCCAATATCCATCTACCCAAAATGTATTTTTAGGTTGCTTAGGTTT contains these protein-coding regions:
- a CDS encoding sodium-dependent bicarbonate transport family permease; translated protein: MNFEILFSNLTNPTLLFFLLGIIAALVKSDLEIPATSSKFISLYLLFAIGFKGGQELAHSVFSFEIIFCILFGIAISSIIPIYTFFILKRKMDAYNSGAIAASYGSVSAVTFVSAVSFLEMQQVNFNGYMIAVMALMESPAIIVGVILIRKYSHVTEKKSNMREIVTHSFVNGSVLLILGSLVIGLVADTKQAEGIKPFTTDIFKGFLSIFLLEMGMVTARRFRAFQAHGLFLSLFAILVPLVNGCSVAALSGLISQNVGNRFMFAVLAASASYIAVPAAMRIAVPKSDPGLYIPMALGLTFPFNITIGMPIYYAIVGNS
- a CDS encoding peroxiredoxin family protein, whose protein sequence is MKKIAVAVIVTVVACSSVLAQLVQGEESIFSKLAKEVEFMQIGDKAPDFVTISQEGNSISLRNYKGKKNVLLMFYSHAIYSNPTSPIRTESINRILGLVQRAWALDNKKVEVIVITPDSREQIQSMVEETGAKITFCHDRGNCIVNMYKSAYKVPKNHPEIENLKSAGIELHQNINTDYYTIPVPVVYLIGEDGRVRAVFSNSDMIRYIAKMSDAEKLELYSWNYLENKMKEEYTAQ
- a CDS encoding thiamine diphosphokinase, yielding MSKWTAIVLANGLPCSQELTQNLLKTYPASIKLVLDGAMQYVRQYNILPDIWLGDFDHNLNTHAFLLEYPNLKLVHTPDQNYTDLEKALAWLQEQGFQQVHILWATGKRLDHTLNNVASIARLSNVFQKIVLYDDYSICFPLPKHFESYFAKGTIISLIPLGVVEGIVTKNLKYPLLNEKLILGYRNGNSNEVLEDGLVQISYNSGDLLMIVNKT
- a CDS encoding glycosyltransferase, producing the protein MLACILAGYYVFFMTRHAIGLKSIQTQLKPISVKGATIIVPVRNDAAAVRRLLPCLLSQSKINIPVQILIVDDHSNDNLYQTIQPYLGKVEYLALPKCKHGKKHAIEYGIAHAKHEIIVTTDADCVMQKEWLHTILSCFGPETQFVSGPVLLESKTLFETIQQIELMGLVGIGAGAIYFNQPNLCNGANIAYRKDAFHKVNGYAGSLHLASGDDELLMHKIHTYFNNPQSIVFCKDYKSIVFTPAQSTFRDFLQQRKRWVSKATHYQRKSLIFQLILIYLFYLMLFISTLSCFWNPTILYFALFLWVVKLLAEWSIIGQMMQFFKCTSTKYILIFAVAQLFQLVYVIWAGLVSLRPTFTWKERTYV